The Pyrus communis chromosome 2, drPyrComm1.1, whole genome shotgun sequence genome includes a window with the following:
- the LOC137723596 gene encoding protein BEARSKIN2-like, producing MANSSSGGVPPGFRFHPTDEELLHYYLKKKVSFQKFDMEVIREVDLNKMEPWDLQERCRIGSTPQNEWYFFSHKDRKYPTGSRTNRATKAGFWKATGRDKCIRNTFKQIGMRKTLVFYRGRAPHGQKTDWIMHEYRLEDSDDPHGNLSSEDGWVICRVFKKKNLFKVANGGSSSMNSSDHQQLKNTSSNSQLQARSFMHSHGENQYLLRQQLHAATQAFELNNNPSLQYAHLQPPPHYSPFQSQALIPTFAHKPLSACDDYSSQLPSDDSPSHGMVKQLMTNPRDCESGSEGLRYQACEPVLEVGTCEPNHQLNTVAGGAGAAGGRDNNHDHQGMSEWAMLDRLVTSHDLGNDQDSSSKGAARYEDANAPSSVNQINPQHLSLRGEMDFWGYAK from the exons ATGGCTAATTCATCGAGTGGTGGTGTGCCTCCGGGATTCCGATTCCACCCCACGGACGAAGAGTTGCTTCACTACTATTTGAAGAAGAAGGTGTCCTTTCAGAAGTTTGACATGGAGGTCATTAGAGAGGTGGACTTGAATAAGATGGAACCTTGGGACTTGCAAG AGAGATGTAGGATTGGGTCGACTCCACAAAACGAGTGGTattttttcagccacaaagacaGGAAGTACCCAACAGGGTCGAGGACAAATAGGGCTACAAAGGCTGGGTTTTGGAAGGCAACAGGGCGGGACAAATGCATCAGAAACACCTTCAAGCAGATTGGCATGAGAAAAACCCTTGTTTTCTACAGAGGCAGAGCTCCCCACGGCCAAAAGACTGACTGGATTATGCACGAGTACCGCCTGGAAGATAGTGATGATCCTCATGGAAACCTATCTAGT GAAGATGGGTGGGTGATCTGCAGGGTTTTCAAGAAGAAAAATTTATTCAAGGTTGCAAATGGAGGAAGCTCTAGCATGAACTCTTCAGACCATCAGCAGCTCAAAAATACATCAAGCAACAGCCAATTGCAAGCTCGCTCCTTCATGCATAGCCACGGAGAAAACCAGTACTTACTACGCCAACAACTCCATGCAGCAACCCAAGCATTCGAGCTAAACAACAACCCAAGCCTTCAGTACGCCCACCTGCAGCCACCCCCTCACTACTCTCCTTTCCAATCCCAAGCCCTTATCCCGACCTTCGCCCACAAGCCCCTTTCCGCCTGCGACGACTACTCATCCCAGCTCCCCTCCGATGATTCACCTAGCCACGGCATGGTCAAGCAGCTCATGACAAACCCTAGAGACTGTGAAAGTGGCAGTGAGGGCCTCCGGTACCAAGCGTGTGAGCCAGTGTTAGAGGTTGGCACGTGCGAACCAAACCATCAACTGAATACGGTTGCAGGAGGAGCTGGAGCAGCTGGCGGAAGAGATAATAATCATGATCACCAGGGGATGAGTGAATGGGCTATGCTCGACCGCCTGGTTACTTCTCATGACCTTGGAAATGATCAAGATTCGTCGTCCAAAGGAGCAGCCAGGTATGAGGATGCAAATGCACCCTCTTCTGTCAACCAAATTAACCCCCAGCACCTCTCGTTGCGTGGAGAGATGGATTTTTGGGGCTATGCAAAATAA